One segment of Verrucomicrobiia bacterium DNA contains the following:
- the recO gene encoding DNA repair protein RecO: MRQSKATAIILHAADIFDADRSYLMYTREQGKLRARAKGVRRPKSRLAGNLLPYVTTELEFVVGESGWELIVQAQTHETGGYPEESLAFFQYAELIAETVDKLLPDREAHPEFFDGLEYTLDRMRHLCAKDPDKGLLMLIVAELVFKLLIVLGYHPELERCVVTGEALTPQGLAWSSQVGGVVSEEGMRNMSVPSMPLRSSRTVVLLRQLARPQFVAERLAMDEEVRIETCRVIFDYLQTQLGKPLKSYVVLGQL, from the coding sequence ATGCGTCAAAGCAAGGCAACAGCCATTATCCTGCATGCTGCAGATATCTTTGATGCGGACCGCAGCTATCTCATGTATACGCGGGAGCAAGGAAAGCTTCGCGCCCGCGCCAAAGGGGTTAGGCGGCCTAAGTCCCGTTTAGCGGGCAACCTGTTGCCGTATGTGACAACGGAACTCGAGTTTGTGGTAGGGGAAAGTGGCTGGGAACTCATTGTCCAGGCGCAAACCCATGAGACAGGGGGGTATCCAGAAGAGTCCCTGGCCTTTTTCCAGTATGCCGAACTGATTGCGGAGACGGTGGATAAACTGCTTCCTGACCGTGAAGCACACCCTGAGTTTTTTGATGGGCTTGAATACACGCTCGACCGTATGCGCCACTTGTGTGCAAAGGATCCGGACAAGGGGCTGCTCATGCTCATTGTGGCCGAGCTGGTGTTCAAGCTCCTTATAGTTTTGGGATACCACCCAGAACTGGAGCGGTGCGTAGTAACGGGGGAAGCGCTTACCCCACAGGGTCTTGCTTGGAGTAGCCAGGTTGGCGGGGTGGTTAGTGAAGAGGGGATGCGGAACATGTCGGTGCCTAGTATGCCGCTGCGTTCATCTCGCACCGTGGTATTGCTCAGGCAACTGGCGCGCCCCCAATTTGTGGCAGAGCGCCTGGCAATGGACGAGGAAGTGCGGATAGAGACCTGCCGTGTCATCTTTGACTACTTGCAAACACAGTTGGGAAAGCCCCTTAAAAGCTATGTTGTGTTGGGCCAGCTGTAG
- the mraZ gene encoding division/cell wall cluster transcriptional repressor MraZ: MFIGEHRHSIDEKGRIQVPAKWRAQLAEGAVVTKGFDGSLKLYPVTMWQDIALNLSKLPQSQAASRAFVRQTLAGAVDLEPDKLGRFVIPSYLRQFASLTKETVLAGLADHVEIWDVKTWEKYQAGIDPTAPEYVQTLTEIGI; encoded by the coding sequence ATGTTCATCGGTGAACACCGACACAGTATCGACGAGAAGGGACGCATCCAGGTCCCGGCGAAATGGCGGGCCCAGTTGGCCGAGGGGGCCGTTGTAACCAAGGGGTTCGATGGTTCCCTCAAGCTATACCCTGTCACTATGTGGCAGGATATAGCGCTCAATCTTTCAAAACTCCCTCAGAGCCAGGCGGCTTCCCGTGCATTTGTACGGCAGACCCTTGCTGGCGCAGTTGACCTTGAGCCTGATAAGCTTGGCCGGTTTGTCATTCCGTCGTACCTACGACAGTTTGCTTCACTGACCAAGGAGACAGTGCTTGCGGGCTTGGCTGATCACGTTGAAATATGGGATGTCAAAACCTGGGAGAAGTACCAAGCGGGCATTGACCCAACTGCTCCTGAATACGTCCAGACACTTACTGAAATCGGCATCTAG
- the mutM gene encoding bifunctional DNA-formamidopyrimidine glycosylase/DNA-(apurinic or apyrimidinic site) lyase — protein MPELPEVETIRRGLVPRLVGSRIRSVDVLAPKLARGNVTDLHGRTIAEVRRHGKLLVFILDNKLAFTVHLKMTGQLLWRGEGKDAVMGGHPSQGYLDPLPHKHTRIVINFEDGSTLFFNDLRMFGHLTVLTEEALNDHVFVNALGPEPLEEKFTVEYLQARLQRKAKVSLKVFLLDQTNIAGLGNIYADESCFRAGILPMRLAGSLSQKEVELLHGAIRETLELALKFGGSSAKDYLNAIGDKGTYLQVANVYHRTGLPCTRCKVGTIERIKLAGRSTHFCPNCQH, from the coding sequence ATGCCTGAACTTCCAGAAGTCGAAACAATTCGCCGGGGGTTGGTGCCAAGACTGGTTGGTAGCCGGATCCGTTCCGTTGATGTTTTGGCGCCTAAATTGGCACGAGGGAATGTGACTGACTTGCACGGCAGGACCATTGCGGAGGTCCGTCGGCATGGCAAGCTGCTGGTTTTCATTTTGGATAACAAGTTGGCGTTTACCGTGCACCTCAAAATGACAGGACAGTTGCTGTGGCGGGGTGAGGGTAAGGATGCTGTCATGGGCGGGCACCCTTCCCAAGGTTATTTGGACCCGCTGCCCCATAAGCACACCCGTATTGTCATCAACTTTGAAGATGGTTCCACCCTCTTCTTCAATGACCTCCGAATGTTTGGCCACCTTACCGTTCTCACCGAAGAGGCGTTGAATGACCACGTTTTTGTAAATGCCTTGGGACCAGAGCCGCTCGAAGAAAAGTTTACGGTGGAATACCTACAGGCGCGTTTGCAGCGCAAAGCCAAGGTGTCACTGAAGGTATTTCTTTTGGATCAGACCAATATTGCAGGCTTGGGGAACATCTATGCGGATGAGAGCTGTTTTAGGGCAGGAATTCTCCCCATGCGTTTGGCTGGCAGCCTTTCCCAGAAAGAAGTTGAGCTGCTGCATGGCGCCATACGTGAAACACTGGAGCTTGCCTTGAAGTTTGGGGGCTCCAGTGCAAAAGACTATCTCAATGCCATTGGTGACAAGGGTACGTACTTGCAGGTAGCAAATGTGTACCACCGCACGGGCCTGCCCTGCACCCGCTGCAAGGTTGGTACCATAGAGCGTATCAAGCTGGCCGGGCGTTCGACGCATTTTTGCCCTAACTGTCAGCACTAG
- a CDS encoding glycine--tRNA ligase encodes MENKLPTLDPIVNLAKRRGIFYNTAELYGGANGLFDRGPLGVEMVMRIKQLWWKRFVHRRDDVVGLDAAIITPAVVLQASGHTENFTDPLIECLKCHIRLRADHFLEEESDEVFSIRWRDEAMRIRKIGEKRAEEEAHSARMKLNDEQVLTCPSCGESHFTESRSFNMMFKTQLGAVEGAGAEAYLRPETAQGIFTNYKNILDSYHKKLPFGVAQIGKAFRNEITTGNSIFRIRELEQAEIEYFVKPGEDEAFFEHWKGEWYAFLTEDIGLKPEMLREYEHPKEKLSHYSKRTMDYEYAFPFGWGELTGLANRTDFDLRQHMEASSRDLTYFEEESRERFLPFTIEPTLGIDRTLLAVLCDAYREYPKGRDGNGTEMETVLHLPKQLAPVQVAVLPLMKKDGLGDKAREVAGMLRQHTVTVYDETGAIGKRYRRQDEIGTPACVTVDYQTLEDGTVTVRDRDTMEQRRVKIEELPSLCK; translated from the coding sequence ATGGAAAACAAGCTCCCCACCCTCGATCCTATCGTCAACTTAGCCAAGCGGCGCGGTATTTTTTATAACACCGCAGAGCTTTACGGCGGCGCCAACGGTCTCTTTGACCGTGGTCCTTTGGGTGTGGAAATGGTGATGCGCATCAAGCAGCTGTGGTGGAAGCGCTTTGTGCATCGCCGCGATGACGTGGTGGGATTAGATGCTGCCATCATTACCCCCGCAGTTGTTTTGCAGGCCTCAGGCCATACCGAAAACTTTACTGACCCACTCATTGAGTGTCTGAAATGCCATATCCGTCTGCGTGCTGACCATTTCCTTGAGGAAGAGTCAGACGAGGTCTTCTCTATCCGCTGGCGCGATGAGGCAATGCGCATTCGCAAGATTGGGGAGAAGCGGGCTGAAGAGGAGGCACACAGCGCTCGTATGAAACTTAATGACGAGCAGGTACTTACGTGTCCAAGTTGTGGCGAATCCCATTTTACGGAATCCCGCAGCTTCAACATGATGTTCAAGACACAGCTGGGTGCGGTTGAAGGGGCAGGTGCTGAAGCGTACCTGCGGCCAGAAACTGCCCAAGGTATTTTTACGAACTACAAAAATATCCTGGATTCCTACCATAAGAAATTGCCATTTGGTGTGGCGCAAATTGGTAAGGCATTCCGTAATGAAATAACCACTGGAAACTCTATCTTCCGTATTAGGGAGTTGGAGCAGGCTGAAATTGAATACTTTGTGAAACCCGGTGAGGACGAGGCGTTCTTTGAACATTGGAAGGGCGAGTGGTATGCCTTCCTGACAGAAGACATTGGCCTAAAGCCAGAGATGCTACGGGAGTATGAACATCCAAAGGAAAAACTTTCCCACTATTCCAAGCGTACGATGGACTATGAATACGCCTTCCCGTTTGGCTGGGGAGAGTTGACCGGCCTCGCTAACCGTACAGACTTTGACCTGCGGCAACACATGGAAGCCTCCTCCCGTGACCTTACCTACTTTGAGGAAGAAAGCCGCGAGCGTTTCCTACCGTTCACTATCGAGCCAACGCTTGGTATCGACCGTACCCTTTTGGCAGTACTCTGTGATGCTTACCGGGAGTATCCAAAAGGCCGTGACGGGAATGGGACAGAAATGGAGACAGTCCTTCACCTTCCTAAGCAGCTTGCCCCCGTGCAGGTGGCAGTGCTTCCCCTTATGAAAAAGGATGGCCTGGGCGACAAGGCGCGGGAAGTAGCGGGAATGCTTCGCCAGCACACGGTGACTGTCTACGATGAAACCGGCGCCATTGGAAAGCGCTACCGCCGTCAGGACGAGATTGGTACGCCAGCCTGTGTAACGGTGGACTACCAAACCTTGGAAGATGGCACCGTAACCGTGCGTGACCGCGACACAATGGAGCAGCGAAGGGTAAAGATTGAAGAGCTACCCAGCCTCTGCAAATAA